A genomic stretch from Hoplias malabaricus isolate fHopMal1 chromosome 4, fHopMal1.hap1, whole genome shotgun sequence includes:
- the bnip2 gene encoding BCL2/adenovirus E1B 19 kDa protein-interacting protein 2 isoform X1 codes for MDTDVIEGDGGAKQSASSGGIMNKSSSDPDTPRTSETLENKPTGRHSSSDERGNTAGSESVENRGNKSRDRPLKTGDTPQETVAQHNAGNPGRTRTQASSPVKLPQAHGSPLEHNGSFEQQESFATTEDRLRMEGVELKEEWQDEDFPRPLPEEEDIHLCDDLFTGTSGEGDSAPQSYGSSSGRRTKRRLLAPDISLNLDHSEGSVVSDELDDSTELDLDGMDTPSDNSNEFEWEDDLPKPKSTDLLQKGVDSVREYSASEERDEGRRWRIFRIGEQEHKVDMTAIEPYKKVISHGGYYGDGLNAIIVFAVCFMPESNQPNYRYIMDNLFKYVIGTLELLVAENYMIVYLNGATSRRKMPSVGWLRKCYQQIDRRLRKNLKSLIIVHPSWFIRTLLTLTKPFISSKFSQKIKFVYSLAELAQLVPMEYVSIPECIKQFDEEKNRKTHKRIDQDIPGKVELGTAAVPE; via the exons ATGGATACAGACGTGATAGAAGGCGACGGAGGAGCAAAACAAAGCGCTTCATCTGGTGGGATTATGAACAAAAGCAGCTCGGATCCAGACACACCCAGGACATCTGAAACTCTGGAAAACAAACCGACAGGTCGCCACTCGTCCTCGGATGAACGTGGAAACACTGCGGGGTCTGAGTCCGTGGAGAACAGAGGCAACAAATCCCGAGACAGGCCTCTCAAAACAGGAGACACGCCTCAGGAAACCGTAGCCCAGCACAATGCAGGAAACCCAGGGAGGACACGGACACAAGCCTCGAGTCCAGTCAAACTGCCACAGGCACACGGATCACCACTGGAGCATAATGGAAG CTTTGAGCAACAGGAGTCATTTGCCACAACAGAAGATCGATTGAGAATGGAAGGGGTGGAGCTCAAAGAAGAGTGGCAGGATGAAGACTTCCCCAG ACCTTTACCTGAAGAAGAGGACATTCATCTTTGTGATGATCTGTTCACTGGCACATCTGGAGAGGGAGATTCAG CTCCCCAATCATATGGATCGAGTAGTGGTAGAAGAACCAAAAGGAGGCTCCTGGCACCAGACATAAGCCTGAACCTTGATCACAGCGAGGGCTCTGTGGTCTCTGATGAGCTGGATGATAGTACAGAGTTAGACCTGGATGGCATGGACACCCCCTCAGACAACAGCAATGAATTTGAATGGGAAG ATGATCTACCGAAGCCCAAAAGCACAGACCTCCTTCAGAAAGGTGTGGACTCAGTGAGGGAGTACTCAGCGTCTGAGGAACGCGATGAAGGCAGGCGTTGGAGGATCTTTCGCATCGGCGAACAGGAGCACAAAGTCGATATGACAGCTATTGAGCCGTACAAGAAAGTCATCAGCCATGGAG GTTATTATGGAGATGGATTGAATGCTATCATCGTCTTTGCTGTTTGCTTTATGCCTGAGAGCAATCAACCAAACTATAGATATATCATGGACAATCTTTTCAA GTATGTGATAGGCACTCTGGAACTGTTGGTGGCTGAAAACTACATGATTGTTTACCTGAATGGTGCCACCTCTCGCCGTAAGATGCCCAGTGTGGGCTGGCTCAGGAAGTGCTATCAGCAAATAGACCGGAG aTTACGAAAAAATCTGAAGTCTTTGATCATCGTCCACCCGTCTTGGTTCATTCGCACTCTTCTAACACTCACAAAACCTTTTATAAG CTCTAAATTTAGCCAAAAAATTAAGTTTGTGTACAGTCTAGCAGAACTGGCTCAGCTTGTTCCAATGGAATATGTGTCAATACCAGAATGCATCAAGCA GTttgatgaagaaaaaaataggaAAACTCATAAAAG GATTGATCAAGACATACCTGGCAAAGTGGAGTTGGGGACTGCAGCAGTGCCCGAGTGA
- the bnip2 gene encoding BCL2/adenovirus E1B 19 kDa protein-interacting protein 2 isoform X2: MDTDVIEGDGGAKQSASSGGIMNKSSSDPDTPRTSETLENKPTGRHSSSDERGNTAGSESVENRGNKSRDRPLKTGDTPQETVAQHNAGNPGRTRTQASSPVKLPQAHGSPLEHNGSFEQQESFATTEDRLRMEGVELKEEWQDEDFPRPLPEEEDIHLCDDLFTGTSGEGDSAPQSYGSSSGRRTKRRLLAPDISLNLDHSEGSVVSDELDDSTELDLDGMDTPSDNSNEFEWEDDLPKPKSTDLLQKGVDSVREYSASEERDEGRRWRIFRIGEQEHKVDMTAIEPYKKVISHGGYYGDGLNAIIVFAVCFMPESNQPNYRYIMDNLFKYVIGTLELLVAENYMIVYLNGATSRRKMPSVGWLRKCYQQIDRRLRKNLKSLIIVHPSWFIRTLLTLTKPFISSKFSQKIKFVYSLAELAQLVPMEYVSIPECIKQIDQDIPGKVELGTAAVPE, translated from the exons ATGGATACAGACGTGATAGAAGGCGACGGAGGAGCAAAACAAAGCGCTTCATCTGGTGGGATTATGAACAAAAGCAGCTCGGATCCAGACACACCCAGGACATCTGAAACTCTGGAAAACAAACCGACAGGTCGCCACTCGTCCTCGGATGAACGTGGAAACACTGCGGGGTCTGAGTCCGTGGAGAACAGAGGCAACAAATCCCGAGACAGGCCTCTCAAAACAGGAGACACGCCTCAGGAAACCGTAGCCCAGCACAATGCAGGAAACCCAGGGAGGACACGGACACAAGCCTCGAGTCCAGTCAAACTGCCACAGGCACACGGATCACCACTGGAGCATAATGGAAG CTTTGAGCAACAGGAGTCATTTGCCACAACAGAAGATCGATTGAGAATGGAAGGGGTGGAGCTCAAAGAAGAGTGGCAGGATGAAGACTTCCCCAG ACCTTTACCTGAAGAAGAGGACATTCATCTTTGTGATGATCTGTTCACTGGCACATCTGGAGAGGGAGATTCAG CTCCCCAATCATATGGATCGAGTAGTGGTAGAAGAACCAAAAGGAGGCTCCTGGCACCAGACATAAGCCTGAACCTTGATCACAGCGAGGGCTCTGTGGTCTCTGATGAGCTGGATGATAGTACAGAGTTAGACCTGGATGGCATGGACACCCCCTCAGACAACAGCAATGAATTTGAATGGGAAG ATGATCTACCGAAGCCCAAAAGCACAGACCTCCTTCAGAAAGGTGTGGACTCAGTGAGGGAGTACTCAGCGTCTGAGGAACGCGATGAAGGCAGGCGTTGGAGGATCTTTCGCATCGGCGAACAGGAGCACAAAGTCGATATGACAGCTATTGAGCCGTACAAGAAAGTCATCAGCCATGGAG GTTATTATGGAGATGGATTGAATGCTATCATCGTCTTTGCTGTTTGCTTTATGCCTGAGAGCAATCAACCAAACTATAGATATATCATGGACAATCTTTTCAA GTATGTGATAGGCACTCTGGAACTGTTGGTGGCTGAAAACTACATGATTGTTTACCTGAATGGTGCCACCTCTCGCCGTAAGATGCCCAGTGTGGGCTGGCTCAGGAAGTGCTATCAGCAAATAGACCGGAG aTTACGAAAAAATCTGAAGTCTTTGATCATCGTCCACCCGTCTTGGTTCATTCGCACTCTTCTAACACTCACAAAACCTTTTATAAG CTCTAAATTTAGCCAAAAAATTAAGTTTGTGTACAGTCTAGCAGAACTGGCTCAGCTTGTTCCAATGGAATATGTGTCAATACCAGAATGCATCAAGCA GATTGATCAAGACATACCTGGCAAAGTGGAGTTGGGGACTGCAGCAGTGCCCGAGTGA
- the bnip2 gene encoding BCL2/adenovirus E1B 19 kDa protein-interacting protein 2 isoform X3: MDTDVIEGDGGAKQSASSGGIMNKSSSDPDTPRTSETLENKPTGRHSSSDERGNTAGSESVENRGNKSRDRPLKTGDTPQETVAQHNAGNPGRTRTQASSPVKLPQAHGSPLEHNGSFEQQESFATTEDRLRMEGVELKEEWQDEDFPRPLPEEEDIHLCDDLFTGTSGEGDSAPQSYGSSSGRRTKRRLLAPDISLNLDHSEGSVVSDELDDSTELDLDGMDTPSDNSNEFEWEDDLPKPKSTDLLQKGVDSVREYSASEERDEGRRWRIFRIGEQEHKVDMTAIEPYKKVISHGGYYGDGLNAIIVFAVCFMPESNQPNYRYIMDNLFKYVIGTLELLVAENYMIVYLNGATSRRKMPSVGWLRKCYQQIDRRLRKNLKSLIIVHPSWFIRTLLTLTKPFISSKFSQKIKFVYSLAELAQLVPMEYVSIPECIKQFDEEKNRKTHKRFRS; encoded by the exons ATGGATACAGACGTGATAGAAGGCGACGGAGGAGCAAAACAAAGCGCTTCATCTGGTGGGATTATGAACAAAAGCAGCTCGGATCCAGACACACCCAGGACATCTGAAACTCTGGAAAACAAACCGACAGGTCGCCACTCGTCCTCGGATGAACGTGGAAACACTGCGGGGTCTGAGTCCGTGGAGAACAGAGGCAACAAATCCCGAGACAGGCCTCTCAAAACAGGAGACACGCCTCAGGAAACCGTAGCCCAGCACAATGCAGGAAACCCAGGGAGGACACGGACACAAGCCTCGAGTCCAGTCAAACTGCCACAGGCACACGGATCACCACTGGAGCATAATGGAAG CTTTGAGCAACAGGAGTCATTTGCCACAACAGAAGATCGATTGAGAATGGAAGGGGTGGAGCTCAAAGAAGAGTGGCAGGATGAAGACTTCCCCAG ACCTTTACCTGAAGAAGAGGACATTCATCTTTGTGATGATCTGTTCACTGGCACATCTGGAGAGGGAGATTCAG CTCCCCAATCATATGGATCGAGTAGTGGTAGAAGAACCAAAAGGAGGCTCCTGGCACCAGACATAAGCCTGAACCTTGATCACAGCGAGGGCTCTGTGGTCTCTGATGAGCTGGATGATAGTACAGAGTTAGACCTGGATGGCATGGACACCCCCTCAGACAACAGCAATGAATTTGAATGGGAAG ATGATCTACCGAAGCCCAAAAGCACAGACCTCCTTCAGAAAGGTGTGGACTCAGTGAGGGAGTACTCAGCGTCTGAGGAACGCGATGAAGGCAGGCGTTGGAGGATCTTTCGCATCGGCGAACAGGAGCACAAAGTCGATATGACAGCTATTGAGCCGTACAAGAAAGTCATCAGCCATGGAG GTTATTATGGAGATGGATTGAATGCTATCATCGTCTTTGCTGTTTGCTTTATGCCTGAGAGCAATCAACCAAACTATAGATATATCATGGACAATCTTTTCAA GTATGTGATAGGCACTCTGGAACTGTTGGTGGCTGAAAACTACATGATTGTTTACCTGAATGGTGCCACCTCTCGCCGTAAGATGCCCAGTGTGGGCTGGCTCAGGAAGTGCTATCAGCAAATAGACCGGAG aTTACGAAAAAATCTGAAGTCTTTGATCATCGTCCACCCGTCTTGGTTCATTCGCACTCTTCTAACACTCACAAAACCTTTTATAAG CTCTAAATTTAGCCAAAAAATTAAGTTTGTGTACAGTCTAGCAGAACTGGCTCAGCTTGTTCCAATGGAATATGTGTCAATACCAGAATGCATCAAGCA GTttgatgaagaaaaaaataggaAAACTCATAAAAG ATTTCGAAGCTGA